A stretch of DNA from Methanogenium sp. S4BF:
GGCGAATGCGATAAAAAAACGACGCTAAAATAATGGGGACCGATCCTCCTCTGTGCGTTTCGCTCCTGTCAAAGAGAATGCGTTCAGGTATTTTCTGCTTCGGTGCTTTCTTCGGCATCCGCAATGCCGAGAATGCGAAGGACTGCTTCTGTCCAGATCTCCCGGATCTCCGGTTCTTCGATACCGGTTGTGGCAAGATTCTGCACGCCCATGCAGACTGCCTGAATCATCCGTGTGCACCTGACCGGATCACGTGACGGGTCGATGATTCCCCGCTTCTGCTGGTCGCGAATAAATGCTTCAATGGCATTGCCAAGTTCTGTCCGCATGGCGGTTACCATATCTGCGATCTCCGGGTTTTGGCTGGCAAGTGAGAAGAATTCAATCATTACATTTCTTCTTCCGATGATGACGATCTTTACGGTTCTCTCGTATATGTTGCTGATTGAGGTCTGGAGATCTTCATCCGGTGCATGGGCGGTGGCCTCACTGAACTGCCGGATGATGCACTGCAGAACTTCATGGGTGATTTCATGCTTGTTTTTGAAGTACAGGTATAGTGTCCCCTTCGAGATGCCCAGACGGGCGGCGATGTCCTCCATTCTGACAGACAGATATCCGTTCTCCGTTGCCTCGTGATAGGCAGCCCGGAGAATCTTCTGGCGCACTTCATCTTTGTATTCCGGCATCACTTTCGGCATCTGGACTTCCTGAAGTAAGTATTGTCCCTTAGAATGGAAATAATGAACTGAGGTTCAGTTATATTTATCAGGTAGGATAATGAATGGGTATTCATAAAAATGAACGACAATTCATTATGTGCCGGACAACCCTCATATCAGAATGGATGTCCCGGATATCTGAGCGATGAAATCCGAAAAATGGTGGCCGGATGCATTGATGAGTATTGTGGCGAGGGGGCATCTCTTATGATATTCCAGTCTCCGGAGACGTTTGGCACGGCCCCCCTCTGGGAGGACGCCGGGATTTCTCCCCCTCAGGAGATTGCCCTGCTGATTGAACTGCTCCACCGCGCCTCCCTGCGGGCGGGAGACGGGTAAGAGTTCAGCAACGGTGGGTGGAGAGGGATAATTCAGGATTGTGTATGCCTCAGATGAGAGGGAAATCAGGTTAACGTTCCATCTGGCGG
This window harbors:
- a CDS encoding TetR/AcrR family transcriptional regulator; translated protein: MPKVMPEYKDEVRQKILRAAYHEATENGYLSVRMEDIAARLGISKGTLYLYFKNKHEITHEVLQCIIRQFSEATAHAPDEDLQTSISNIYERTVKIVIIGRRNVMIEFFSLASQNPEIADMVTAMRTELGNAIEAFIRDQQKRGIIDPSRDPVRCTRMIQAVCMGVQNLATTGIEEPEIREIWTEAVLRILGIADAEESTEAENT